One Intestinimonas butyriciproducens genomic window, CGGGTGAGACCATCCTGGAGGTAGAACATCTCTCCGGCAAATATACCCGCCTCAGGGACGCCTCGTTCCAGCTCCGGAAGGGAGAGATCCTGGGGATCGCCGGTCTGGACGGCTCGGGCCGTACTGAGGTGCTGGAGAACCTCTTCGGCGCCATGACTAAGGGCGGCGGCGTGATCAAGCTCCATGGAAAGACGATCCAAAACCGTACGCCCAAGGAATCCATCAAAAACGGCTTCGCCCTTCTGACGGAGGAACGCAGGGCCACCGGTATTTTCGGTATCCGGGACATCCGGGAAAATACCGTGATCTCGAATCTCAACAGCTACCTGATGGGGGGCATCTGCCTCAGCGACAAAAAGATGAAGGAGGACACCGACTGGGCGATCCAGGCCATGCACATCAAAACGCCTGGTCAGAGCACCCAGATCCGTGCCCTCTCCGGCGGCAACCAGCAGAAGGTCATCATCGGCCGGTGGCTCCTCACCAAGCCGGAAGTCCTGCTGCTGGATGAGCCGACCCGCGGCATTGATGTGGGCGCAAAGTACGAGATCTATCAGCTCATCATCGATCTGGCAAACCAGGGCAAGGGGGTCGTCATGGTCTCCTCTGAAATGCCGGAGCTGCTGGGCGTGTGCGACCGTATCCTGGTGATGTCCGGCGGCCAGGTGGCAGGCGAGGTGGATGCCAAGAATACCAGCCAGGAGGAAATCCTCACCCTGGCGGCCAAATATGTATAAGGGGAGGAAAGCGATATGAGTCAAGAGTCCAAGAATCTTCAGACGTCGGCCCGCGGCATGATCACACCCCAAAAGGTGGGCAACTTCGTCCTCAATAACGCCCTGATCATCCTGATGGTCATTGCCGTCATCTACATTGCCATCATCAACCCGAATTTCCTGAGCACCGGCTCCATTGTCAACATCATTTCCCAGACGGCGGCCTATCTGCCCGCGGCTCTGGGCATCGGCGGCTGTATTGTTCTCACCGGTACCGACTTGTCGGCCGGACGTATCGTGGGCCTGACCGCCTGTGTATCTGCTTCCCTGCTGCAGAGCACCCTCAACATGGCCAATAAGATGTGGCCGGAGATCGGCGCGCTGCCCATCCCCGTGGTCATCGTCGTCGCCATGGTCATCGGCGCCGCCATTGGAGCCTTCAACGGCTTCTTTGTGGCCAAGTTCAAGCTCCATCCGTTTATTGTCACCCTGGGCACCCAGCTCATCGTCTATACCCTGCTGCTGATCTACGTGACCATGGGTAACAACAACGGTATGGCCATCGCCAACCTGGATAAGAGCTATACCGACTTCGTCAAGGGGGAAATGTTCAATATCGGCGGTGCGTCCGTGCCTTGGTACGTCCTCTACGCCGTGATCCTCACCTTTGTTATGTGGTTCATCTGGAATAAGACCAAGTTTGGCAAGAACATGTTTGCCCTGGGCTCCAATGAGGAGGCCGCTCGGGTCTCCGGGGTGAATGTGTTTCTCACTACGGTCATGGTGTTTGCCCTGGCCGGTGCCATGTATGGCTTTACCGGCTTTATCGAGGGCGCCCGTATCGCCTCCAATACGGCCAATACCGGCTTCAACTATGAGCTGGATGCGATCGCGGCCTGCGTCATCGGCGGAGTCAGCTTTGTCGGCGGTATTGGCAAGATCAGCGGTATTGTGATCGGCGTGCTCATGCTCCGGCTGATTTTTATCGGTCTGAATATGATCCCCGGCATGAATCAGAACTTTTTCTATCTTATCAAGGGCGCCATTATTCTCTTTGCATGTGCGCTGGATATGCGGAAATACCTTGCCAAGAAGTAAGAAAACAGGTAGAATAGAGAAGCGGGGCGGGTGACAACCCGTCCCGCTTTTTGCAATGAACAAGTGAGGTGACGAAAAATGCCCAACGCGGTGGAGCGTGTGGAAGAATTTCTCAAGGCATATGGCATGTCCCCCTCTTTTACAGATGTGGATGCCTGTGCCCGGGCGTTTCAAAGAGATATGGAGCGGGGGCTCCAGGGAGCAAAAGATGCCTGGATGATGATGCTGCCCACCTATCTGTCCCTGGAGGGAGAGGTCCCTGAGGAGGAGCCCACCATCGTCATCGACGCCGGGGGCACCAATTTCAGGATCGGCCTTGTTACTGTCCACCCCGAAGGACCGGAGGTGGAGGACCTGAGCGTGTTTCCCATGCCCGGCTCCCAGAGCGCCATCACTTGGGCGGAGTTCATAGAACAGGTCTCGGATGCAATCCTGCCCCTTACGGACCGGAGCCGCCGGGTGGGGCTGTGCTTTTCCTATGCCGCCGAGAGCCTTCCAAACCGGGATGGGAGGGTGCTTGGGATCGCCAAACAGGTCCGGATCGTTGGGTTTGAGGGCATGGAGCTGGGACGGGACCTCTCCGCCGCTCTGGAGGCGAAGGGGGCGGCGGGGGTACGCTTTGTGGTCCTGAACGACACGGTGGCCGCGCTGCTGGGCGGCGTGGCGGAGCTGCGGGATGAGGTGTTCGACGGCTATGTGGGACTCATCTATGGCACCGGCGTCAATACCTGCTATGCAGAGCGGCCGGAGCGCCTGAAACGGGTGACGACGCCCTGGGAGAAGGGTGATATGCTCGTCAATATGGAGTCGGCGCGCTTTGACGGAGGGTGCCAGGGGGAGTTTGACAGGCAGTTGGACCAGGCTTCGGTGGATCCCGGCATGTGCCATTATGAGAAAATGGTGTCGGGCCGCTACCAGGGAGAGGTGGTCTACCGGACTCTGCGCCAGGGGGCCATGGACGGACTTTTTACTCCGGGCTCTTCTCAGCGCTTGTTGGAGCTGGACGGTCTTACCATGGTGCAGGCCGACGCATTCTGCGCCCGACCCTATGGAAATGGGGTGCTGGCCGGTATATGCCAGGAAGAGGA contains:
- a CDS encoding galactose/methyl galactoside ABC transporter permease MglC, producing the protein MSQESKNLQTSARGMITPQKVGNFVLNNALIILMVIAVIYIAIINPNFLSTGSIVNIISQTAAYLPAALGIGGCIVLTGTDLSAGRIVGLTACVSASLLQSTLNMANKMWPEIGALPIPVVIVVAMVIGAAIGAFNGFFVAKFKLHPFIVTLGTQLIVYTLLLIYVTMGNNNGMAIANLDKSYTDFVKGEMFNIGGASVPWYVLYAVILTFVMWFIWNKTKFGKNMFALGSNEEAARVSGVNVFLTTVMVFALAGAMYGFTGFIEGARIASNTANTGFNYELDAIAACVIGGVSFVGGIGKISGIVIGVLMLRLIFIGLNMIPGMNQNFFYLIKGAIILFACALDMRKYLAKK
- a CDS encoding hexokinase family protein, yielding MPNAVERVEEFLKAYGMSPSFTDVDACARAFQRDMERGLQGAKDAWMMMLPTYLSLEGEVPEEEPTIVIDAGGTNFRIGLVTVHPEGPEVEDLSVFPMPGSQSAITWAEFIEQVSDAILPLTDRSRRVGLCFSYAAESLPNRDGRVLGIAKQVRIVGFEGMELGRDLSAALEAKGAAGVRFVVLNDTVAALLGGVAELRDEVFDGYVGLIYGTGVNTCYAERPERLKRVTTPWEKGDMLVNMESARFDGGCQGEFDRQLDQASVDPGMCHYEKMVSGRYQGEVVYRTLRQGAMDGLFTPGSSQRLLELDGLTMVQADAFCARPYGNGVLAGICQEEEDREMVYTIIDRLVERSARLVCANLAGILLQTGAGMRIHRPACIVAEGSTFYKGHLFRGKLERLCAEYITGRLGRYYAFRQVADANLIGTAAAALLNP